A window of the Mucilaginibacter sp. cycad4 genome harbors these coding sequences:
- a CDS encoding polymerase — protein MKKLVTLILICALSTSAFSQISRVVKRMYFDKDTTRKSSFVILPVLSSAPETGLEVGGAGLLSFYTDTSKLNTRVSNVFGYASITTKGQSRLSLTTSYWTPGNDYHLTAGIGYINFPFNFYGIGNNTLRANSDRIGQKRFKVNFTAEKKISNNLYAGIIGGAWDYKFKDDDKTGIFYTDPRVEDHGGGPSAYIGPTITFDNRNNNTYTTKGLIVNAYFQAIHGMFGNNDYKGGFFNIEYSQFFLLAPKWVLGLDVQEQSLTGSTSPFYLLPGLGSDELMRGYYNGRFRDRNMLAGQAELRYRLSNRIGFAGFVGGGEVFKSSFSASELKPNYGGGIRYFFDVEKGLAVRIDYGVGQKIPNEKRLTGFYIGLGQSF, from the coding sequence ATGAAGAAACTTGTTACCTTAATACTGATCTGCGCTCTTTCAACCAGTGCCTTTTCACAAATATCCCGCGTTGTGAAGCGGATGTATTTTGATAAAGACACCACGCGCAAAAGCAGCTTTGTTATTTTACCCGTTTTAAGTTCGGCCCCCGAAACCGGGCTGGAGGTTGGCGGCGCAGGCCTCCTTTCTTTTTATACCGATACTTCAAAACTCAATACACGGGTATCCAATGTTTTTGGATATGCCTCTATTACCACAAAAGGTCAGAGCCGTTTAAGCCTTACTACCAGCTACTGGACACCCGGGAACGATTATCACCTAACAGCCGGCATTGGCTACATCAATTTTCCTTTTAATTTTTATGGCATCGGTAACAATACATTAAGGGCTAACTCCGACAGGATTGGTCAAAAACGGTTCAAGGTGAATTTTACTGCCGAAAAAAAGATCTCGAATAACCTGTACGCCGGTATAATAGGTGGCGCCTGGGATTACAAATTCAAGGATGATGATAAAACAGGCATATTTTATACCGACCCTCGCGTTGAAGACCATGGCGGCGGACCAAGCGCCTACATAGGCCCAACCATCACATTCGATAATAGGAATAATAATACTTACACCACCAAAGGGCTCATTGTAAACGCCTATTTTCAGGCTATACACGGCATGTTTGGCAATAACGATTATAAAGGCGGCTTCTTCAACATCGAATATTCGCAGTTTTTTTTGCTGGCACCTAAATGGGTGCTCGGCCTCGATGTACAGGAACAAAGCCTTACCGGCAGCACTTCGCCGTTTTATTTATTGCCTGGTTTAGGTAGCGATGAGCTCATGCGGGGTTATTATAACGGGCGCTTTCGTGACAGGAATATGTTAGCCGGCCAGGCCGAACTCCGTTACCGTCTCAGCAATCGCATAGGCTTTGCAGGTTTTGTTGGCGGCGGCGAGGTTTTTAAAAGCAGCTTCAGCGCTTCCGAACTAAAGCCAAACTATGGTGGTGGCATCCGTTATTTTTTTGATGTTGAAAAAGGGCTTGCCGTACGTATTGATTATGGCGTAGGTCAGAAGATCCCTAACGAGAAAAGATTAACCGGCTTTTATATTGGATTGGGTCAGTCGTTTTGA
- a CDS encoding LytTR family DNA-binding domain-containing protein: protein MITAIAIDDEPIALDVIRSHAAKVPFLDLKAEFTDAFKAMDYLQREPVDLLFLDIKMPDISGIDLLTCLNKKPLVIFTTAYTEHAVTSFELDAVDYLLKPFALTRFMKACNKAYELYNFRNTADVKDYIFLKTGYEQVRVNFDDIYHLEATGNYVNFILKDSKVLTRMTITEVEALLPAEKFIRIHRSFIAAVSKIDKIERHQVTINGFMLPVGGAYVQNLGMIK, encoded by the coding sequence TTGATTACCGCCATAGCCATTGATGACGAACCCATAGCACTTGATGTGATTCGCTCGCATGCTGCAAAGGTGCCCTTCCTTGATTTGAAGGCCGAATTTACTGATGCTTTTAAGGCGATGGATTACCTGCAACGTGAACCTGTAGACTTGCTTTTCCTGGATATTAAGATGCCCGATATTTCTGGCATCGACCTGTTAACCTGCCTTAACAAAAAACCGCTGGTGATCTTTACTACCGCCTATACCGAGCACGCCGTTACCAGCTTCGAGCTTGATGCTGTAGACTACCTGTTGAAGCCATTCGCGCTTACCCGCTTCATGAAAGCCTGTAACAAAGCCTACGAACTTTACAACTTCAGGAACACTGCCGATGTTAAGGATTACATTTTCCTAAAAACCGGCTATGAGCAGGTACGCGTTAATTTCGACGACATCTATCACCTGGAGGCTACCGGCAATTATGTAAATTTTATTTTGAAGGATAGCAAGGTACTCACCCGCATGACCATTACCGAGGTGGAAGCGCTGCTGCCAGCCGAAAAATTCATTCGCATTCATCGTTCGTTTATTGCTGCTGTAAGTAAAATTGATAAGATAGAACGCCACCAGGTAACTATTAACGGGTTTATGTTGCCTGTTGGCGGGGCTTATGTACAGAATTTGGGGATGATTAAATAG
- a CDS encoding cytochrome c3 family protein — MRSFSLILKQFSRSVLLIAGFAFWSLSTAYAQTDAAKGEAIFKSKCTTCHKIDTRLIGPALGPQLTQETDDKYLIQWIQNNQALIAAKNPKALKIYNEYNQSGMTVFADLSDADVGNILTYVRTTWKDMQAKPAGGGANGATSVKVESGPSDMVVFGLIGIIVIAFIVILVLNRVVGSLERILLKNKDLIIEDEIVTPEGAVAVDAKKEFITKILKNKKLVFFILVAGTVAMCSWGWVTLWNTNVHQGYQPVQPIKYSHELHAGIMKIDCQYCHTGAYKSKNASIPSLNVCMNCHKVVKTESEEIHKIYDALGYDPKTQKYDSTAAKPIQWVRIHNLPDLAYFNHSQHVKVGGIKCQQCHGPVQEMKEVYQYSPLTMKWCIQCHKRTEVNGKGNAYYDSILAAHDKIKKGEKVTAAVLGGIECGKCHY; from the coding sequence ATGAGAAGTTTCTCATTGATTCTTAAACAATTCTCAAGGTCGGTTTTACTGATTGCCGGGTTTGCTTTTTGGAGTTTATCAACTGCGTACGCGCAAACTGACGCTGCTAAAGGCGAGGCCATTTTCAAATCAAAATGTACTACCTGTCACAAAATCGACACCCGTTTAATTGGTCCGGCATTAGGCCCGCAGCTTACTCAAGAAACCGACGATAAATATCTTATCCAGTGGATTCAGAATAACCAGGCGCTGATTGCTGCTAAAAACCCTAAGGCACTCAAAATTTATAACGAGTACAACCAGTCGGGCATGACCGTTTTCGCTGATCTTAGCGATGCCGATGTAGGTAATATCTTAACCTATGTTCGTACTACCTGGAAAGACATGCAGGCTAAGCCGGCAGGTGGCGGGGCAAATGGCGCTACATCTGTTAAAGTTGAAAGCGGCCCGAGCGATATGGTTGTTTTCGGTTTGATCGGTATCATCGTTATCGCCTTCATCGTTATCCTGGTATTGAACAGGGTAGTAGGTTCTTTAGAGCGCATCCTGCTTAAAAACAAAGACCTTATTATTGAGGACGAAATTGTTACTCCGGAAGGTGCTGTAGCGGTTGACGCTAAAAAGGAATTTATTACCAAAATCCTTAAAAACAAAAAACTGGTATTCTTTATATTGGTTGCAGGTACTGTTGCTATGTGCAGCTGGGGTTGGGTTACTTTATGGAACACCAACGTTCACCAGGGTTACCAGCCGGTGCAGCCAATTAAATACTCGCACGAGTTACACGCAGGTATCATGAAAATTGATTGCCAGTACTGCCACACAGGTGCATACAAGTCAAAAAATGCTTCTATCCCTTCATTAAACGTGTGTATGAACTGCCACAAGGTTGTTAAAACCGAGTCGGAAGAGATCCATAAGATCTATGATGCCTTGGGTTACGATCCAAAAACTCAGAAGTATGACAGCACTGCAGCTAAACCAATTCAGTGGGTACGTATCCACAACCTGCCCGACTTAGCTTACTTTAACCACTCTCAACACGTAAAAGTTGGCGGTATTAAATGTCAGCAGTGCCATGGTCCGGTACAGGAAATGAAAGAGGTTTACCAATACTCTCCGCTTACCATGAAGTGGTGTATCCAGTGCCACAAACGTACCGAAGTTAACGGTAAAGGCAATGCTTACTATGACAGCATCCTGGCTGCACACGATAAGATCAAGAAAGGTGAGAAAGTTACAGCCGCCGTGTTAGGTGGTATCGAGTGCGGTAAGTGTCACTATTAA
- a CDS encoding TAT-variant-translocated molybdopterin oxidoreductase, with protein MDSNKKYWKGLEELNRTPEFVEKNKNEFAEPIPIEEVLSGSGLSAKTPRRDFLKALGFGVGAVTLAACQKVPVHKSIPYLIKPEEVTPGVANYYSSSYEGQAILVKTREGRPIKVEGNPNDVFSKGGLSAQAQASVLDLYDVNRLKDPKLKGNEAGWAEVDAYVMKELAAVAAAGKGIRLVTSTVYSPSTLAVIAEFIAKYPTTKHINYDAVSYTGIIQANQNSFGKAVLPHYNFDKADVIVSFGADFLGTWISGEEFTRQYVSNRNSKSLANKKMSRHIQFETGMSLTGTNADARITTKPSEIGVALINLYNAISGTTLPGSKATGSKKVDTAIQLAAKELVAAKGKALVVSGSNDVATQVLVNAINSLLGSYGTTIDLDNPSKQYAGNDAAFVEFVSEVKRGDVGAVLFLNANPAYDYYKNDEFKAALKNVRLTVSFADHADETALLATVNAPNHHYLETWGDANAVEGYYTVIQPTINPVYNTRQAEHSLLVWMENPIKDYYTYVRKTWDSGLLAKGGLSGQKGWETLLQTGMVIVAPVAAAAYSFSLDLAGVTQKILTQSKAVAADGDKFELQLYVSQAIGDGKRANNPWLQELPDPVSKVTWDNFAAMSISDMKKLKLEEGDVIKIDANGYSVELPVLAQPGQTQGTLSVAVGYGRTNAGPVGNNVGKNAFPFFSLSNGTFQTAAVASFKSAGYKSPLAQTQTHHSYEGRSVIREATFVEYKKNPAAGSGNEHGRKDYNGESLWDNHDRPVYDWVMAIDLNACTGCGACVVACSAENNIPVVGKDEVSRRREMHWIRIDRYYSYNDHGNSEEAVTKEKEIDKLENFDNVSVVHQPMLCQHCDHAPCETVCPVLATVHSSEGLNHMAYNRCVGTRYCANNCPFKVRRFNWFNYWNDARFDNYLQGEHTQLVLNPDVVTRFRGVMEKCSMCIQRIQAGKLKAKIEKRPLKDGEIKMACQQTCSANAIVFGNRNDPNSEVSKALASERTYYVLEELNVQPGIGYQTKVRNLIETEAQA; from the coding sequence ATGGACAGCAATAAAAAATACTGGAAAGGTTTAGAAGAACTAAACAGAACACCAGAATTTGTTGAGAAAAATAAGAACGAATTTGCAGAGCCAATTCCTATCGAGGAAGTGCTTAGCGGATCTGGTTTATCAGCTAAAACTCCCCGCCGCGACTTTTTAAAGGCGCTTGGCTTTGGTGTTGGAGCAGTTACATTGGCGGCTTGTCAGAAAGTGCCGGTGCATAAATCAATTCCATACCTGATCAAACCTGAAGAGGTTACCCCAGGTGTGGCTAACTACTACTCTTCAAGCTACGAAGGTCAGGCTATTTTGGTTAAAACCCGCGAAGGCCGACCTATCAAAGTTGAAGGTAACCCTAACGACGTGTTTTCAAAAGGCGGTTTAAGCGCACAAGCCCAGGCTTCAGTACTTGACCTGTATGATGTTAACCGTTTAAAAGATCCTAAATTAAAAGGTAACGAAGCTGGTTGGGCCGAGGTTGATGCTTATGTAATGAAAGAGCTTGCAGCTGTTGCTGCAGCAGGTAAAGGCATCCGTTTGGTTACTTCAACTGTATACAGCCCTTCAACTTTAGCAGTTATTGCCGAATTCATCGCTAAATACCCTACTACAAAACATATCAATTATGATGCGGTTTCATATACCGGTATCATCCAGGCCAATCAAAACAGTTTTGGTAAAGCAGTATTGCCTCACTACAACTTTGATAAAGCCGATGTAATTGTAAGTTTCGGTGCGGATTTCTTAGGTACCTGGATCTCTGGCGAAGAATTTACCCGCCAGTATGTTTCAAACCGTAACAGCAAATCTCTGGCAAACAAAAAGATGTCGCGCCACATTCAGTTTGAAACTGGTATGAGCTTAACCGGTACTAACGCCGATGCCCGCATCACTACCAAACCATCAGAAATTGGTGTTGCATTAATAAATCTTTATAACGCTATATCAGGTACTACTTTACCGGGTTCAAAAGCAACCGGCAGCAAAAAAGTTGATACCGCTATCCAGTTAGCCGCCAAAGAATTGGTTGCTGCTAAAGGCAAAGCGTTAGTTGTTTCGGGTTCAAACGATGTTGCTACACAAGTGTTGGTTAATGCTATCAACTCCTTATTAGGCAGCTACGGTACTACCATCGATTTGGATAACCCATCAAAACAATATGCCGGTAACGACGCTGCATTTGTTGAGTTTGTAAGTGAAGTAAAACGCGGTGATGTTGGTGCAGTATTATTCCTGAACGCTAACCCTGCATATGATTACTATAAAAACGATGAGTTTAAAGCAGCGCTTAAAAACGTTCGTTTAACTGTATCATTTGCAGATCATGCTGATGAAACAGCTTTATTAGCTACCGTTAATGCCCCAAATCACCATTATTTGGAAACATGGGGTGATGCAAACGCTGTTGAAGGTTACTACACTGTAATTCAGCCAACCATTAACCCGGTTTATAATACCCGCCAGGCCGAGCACAGCTTATTGGTTTGGATGGAAAACCCAATAAAAGATTATTACACTTACGTACGCAAAACCTGGGATTCAGGTTTGTTGGCAAAAGGTGGCCTGTCTGGTCAAAAAGGATGGGAAACCCTGTTGCAAACAGGTATGGTGATAGTTGCTCCTGTAGCGGCGGCGGCTTACAGCTTTAGCCTTGATCTTGCCGGTGTAACTCAAAAAATATTAACCCAGAGCAAAGCTGTTGCAGCTGATGGTGACAAATTTGAATTGCAGCTTTATGTTAGCCAGGCTATAGGTGATGGTAAACGTGCCAACAATCCATGGTTGCAGGAACTTCCTGATCCGGTTTCAAAAGTTACCTGGGATAACTTTGCTGCTATGTCAATTTCTGATATGAAGAAATTGAAACTGGAAGAAGGTGATGTGATTAAGATCGATGCTAACGGTTATTCAGTTGAGTTACCGGTATTGGCTCAGCCTGGTCAAACACAGGGAACTTTATCAGTAGCTGTAGGTTATGGACGTACAAATGCTGGTCCGGTTGGTAACAATGTTGGTAAAAATGCCTTCCCTTTCTTTAGCTTAAGCAATGGTACTTTCCAAACTGCTGCTGTAGCTTCATTCAAGTCGGCCGGTTACAAATCACCGCTTGCGCAAACACAAACCCACCACTCGTACGAGGGCAGAAGCGTGATCCGCGAGGCAACTTTTGTTGAATACAAAAAGAACCCTGCAGCAGGCAGCGGTAATGAGCACGGCCGTAAAGATTATAATGGCGAATCACTTTGGGATAACCATGACCGCCCAGTTTACGATTGGGTAATGGCTATCGACCTTAACGCTTGTACCGGTTGCGGTGCTTGTGTGGTTGCATGTTCTGCAGAAAATAACATCCCGGTTGTAGGTAAAGATGAGGTTTCACGTCGTCGTGAAATGCACTGGATCCGTATCGACCGTTACTATAGCTACAATGACCATGGCAACAGCGAAGAAGCAGTTACCAAAGAGAAGGAAATTGATAAGCTTGAGAACTTTGACAATGTATCGGTTGTTCACCAGCCAATGCTTTGCCAGCACTGTGACCACGCACCTTGTGAAACAGTATGCCCGGTATTAGCTACCGTTCACTCGTCTGAAGGTTTAAACCACATGGCTTACAACCGTTGCGTAGGTACACGTTATTGCGCTAACAACTGTCCGTTCAAAGTACGCCGCTTTAACTGGTTCAACTACTGGAATGACGCACGTTTTGATAACTACCTGCAAGGCGAACATACACAATTAGTACTTAACCCTGACGTGGTTACACGTTTCCGTGGGGTTATGGAAAAATGCTCAATGTGTATCCAGCGTATCCAGGCCGGTAAACTGAAAGCTAAAATTGAGAAACGTCCGCTTAAAGACGGCGAAATCAAAATGGCTTGTCAGCAAACATGTTCAGCTAACGCTATCGTGTTCGGTAACAGGAATGATCCTAACTCTGAAGTTTCAAAAGCACTTGCAAGTGAAAGAACTTACTACGTGCTTGAAGAACTTAACGTACAACCAGGTATTGGTTACCAGACAAAAGTTAGAAATTTGATTGAAACTGAAGCTCAGGCATAA
- a CDS encoding transglutaminase-like domain-containing protein: MINPTEVNSLIRLLDDPDSEIFEHVYNKLFSYGAEAITYLESAFEQAFDPIQQERIANLVHEIQFSNLKNDLKLWNQSGAFDLLQGILIINRYQYPDLDEQKVINQIEAIKRDIWIQMMNEASPKEQIKLINHVFYNIYGFSGNTANHLDPQNSFLSQVLETKKGNQISLAIIYSIIAQKLDIPVYGVNLPQHFILAYLDESMQSEFESGILFYINAFNKGFLFGRRDVDMFLKQLNLKFDKQFYEPCSNTDIIKRVLRNLISAYENLGSAEKVRELNELLQIMDDAPPAP; encoded by the coding sequence ATGATAAATCCAACTGAAGTAAATTCATTGATTCGCCTGCTGGATGATCCGGACAGCGAGATCTTTGAGCATGTGTATAACAAATTATTTTCATATGGGGCAGAGGCAATTACTTATCTCGAATCGGCCTTTGAACAGGCTTTTGACCCTATCCAGCAGGAACGCATAGCTAACCTGGTGCATGAGATTCAGTTCAGCAACCTTAAAAACGATTTAAAACTTTGGAACCAAAGCGGCGCGTTCGATTTGTTGCAGGGCATCCTGATCATTAACCGGTATCAATACCCCGACCTTGATGAGCAAAAGGTAATCAACCAGATAGAAGCCATAAAACGTGACATATGGATCCAAATGATGAATGAGGCCAGTCCGAAAGAACAGATCAAACTCATCAACCATGTATTTTACAATATCTACGGTTTCAGCGGCAACACTGCCAATCACCTCGATCCGCAAAACAGTTTTTTGAGCCAGGTGCTGGAAACCAAAAAAGGTAACCAGATCTCGTTAGCCATCATCTATTCCATCATAGCGCAAAAACTGGATATCCCGGTTTATGGCGTTAACCTGCCCCAGCATTTTATCCTCGCCTATCTTGACGAAAGCATGCAGAGCGAGTTTGAAAGCGGCATCCTGTTTTACATTAACGCCTTTAACAAAGGTTTTTTGTTCGGCAGGCGCGATGTGGATATGTTCCTGAAACAGCTTAACCTTAAATTTGACAAACAGTTTTACGAGCCCTGCTCCAATACCGATATCATTAAACGGGTGCTCCGTAATCTTATCAGCGCTTATGAAAATCTTGGCTCGGCCGAAAAGGTAAGGGAGTTGAATGAATTGCTCCAAATTATGGATGATGCCCCCCCCGCCCCCTAA
- a CDS encoding deoxyhypusine synthase family protein — MSTTRGPISQFIERNYLHFNAAALMDAAKGYETHLEEGGKMMVTLAGAMSTAELGISLAEMIRQDKIAIISCTGANLEEDIMNLVAHSHYKRVPNYRDLSPQEEWDLLENHYNRVTDTCIPEEEAFRRLQKHIHKIWKDADDSGERYFPHEYMYKILLSGELEQYYEIDPKNSWMLAAAEKNLPIVVPGWEDSTMGNIFASYVIKGELKASTMKSGIEYMAWLADWYTKNSSGKGIGFFQIGGGIAGDFPICVVPMLYQDMEMHDVPFWSYFCQISDSTTSYGSYSGAVPNEKITWGKLDIHTPKFIVESDATIVAPLIFAWLLKQ; from the coding sequence ATGAGCACTACAAGAGGACCTATTTCGCAGTTTATTGAAAGAAATTATCTGCACTTTAACGCCGCGGCATTAATGGATGCAGCTAAAGGCTATGAAACACACCTTGAAGAAGGCGGTAAAATGATGGTAACCTTAGCAGGGGCCATGAGTACAGCCGAGCTGGGTATTTCACTGGCTGAGATGATCCGCCAGGATAAAATTGCTATTATATCATGTACAGGCGCCAATTTGGAAGAGGATATCATGAATCTTGTAGCGCACTCACATTACAAAAGGGTACCTAATTACCGCGACCTGAGCCCTCAGGAAGAATGGGATTTACTCGAAAATCACTATAACCGTGTTACAGATACTTGTATCCCGGAAGAGGAAGCTTTCCGTCGTTTGCAAAAACATATCCACAAGATCTGGAAAGATGCTGATGACAGCGGCGAGCGCTATTTCCCTCACGAGTACATGTACAAAATATTATTGAGCGGTGAATTGGAGCAATACTATGAAATTGATCCTAAAAACTCATGGATGCTTGCCGCGGCTGAAAAGAACCTGCCTATCGTTGTACCAGGCTGGGAAGATTCGACCATGGGCAACATCTTTGCTTCATATGTTATTAAAGGCGAGCTTAAAGCGTCAACCATGAAAAGCGGTATCGAATACATGGCATGGCTGGCCGACTGGTATACTAAAAACTCGTCGGGCAAAGGCATCGGCTTTTTCCAGATAGGTGGTGGTATAGCCGGCGACTTCCCGATATGCGTTGTGCCGATGCTTTACCAGGATATGGAGATGCATGATGTTCCTTTCTGGAGCTACTTCTGCCAGATCTCCGATTCAACTACCTCATACGGTTCATACTCGGGCGCAGTTCCAAACGAAAAAATAACCTGGGGCAAGCTTGACATCCACACGCCTAAGTTTATAGTAGAGAGTGATGCAACCATTGTTGCACCGCTTATTTTTGCCTGGTTATTAAAACAATAG
- a CDS encoding histidine kinase, protein MNNLLKKNLNLGKIEFWAAATIYTFAVILLLTKVADSNYKEIWTPYRYMFNNYHLHYSYSKFYFFPQIFRYTGYCGAFLLWNFVIVPALAEKKRIAWNIILAAALLVALWGLFGITDTWLKGYLFYHKSADYVYNLVFKTNVLYALWVMMMLTFYSMIKYSANFLLSNVDKIQAKYRVLTHDCIIAIVIFMIIAFMMALADFPVDLITTFVIIAPVAIGVYALSFYSLIPQTLAKNSGIFRYLLKVAGVMLLISIPIGILTSLIFEQSEPTFIIGGFNCGIQLLITAPFAWIVYKRKMSGNQEITYLKTALGRSTADLDFLRSQINPHFLFNALNTLYGTALQENSERTAEGIQRLGDMMRFMLQENMQEKILLVREIDYLNNYIALQKLRTQTSPDISIVLQIEDHVNALQIAPMLLIPFIENAFKHGISLREPSHINISLQTKESTLYFDVHNSIHPKIANDTEKYNNGVGLENVKQRLVLLYPNKHELVIRESAKDFFIHLTIQLQ, encoded by the coding sequence ATGAACAATCTGCTAAAAAAGAACCTGAACCTTGGCAAAATTGAATTTTGGGCCGCAGCCACTATTTATACTTTTGCTGTTATTTTGCTGTTAACTAAAGTTGCCGACAGTAATTACAAAGAAATATGGACCCCATACAGGTACATGTTCAACAACTACCATCTGCATTACTCCTACTCTAAATTTTACTTTTTTCCGCAAATATTTAGATATACGGGGTATTGTGGCGCCTTTTTACTTTGGAACTTCGTTATCGTTCCTGCCCTGGCCGAAAAAAAACGAATTGCCTGGAATATTATTTTGGCAGCAGCCCTGCTTGTTGCCCTTTGGGGGTTATTCGGTATAACCGATACATGGTTAAAGGGCTACCTTTTTTACCACAAATCTGCCGACTATGTATATAACCTCGTTTTCAAAACAAATGTATTGTATGCTTTATGGGTAATGATGATGCTTACTTTTTACAGCATGATCAAGTATTCGGCAAATTTCCTGTTAAGTAATGTGGATAAAATACAAGCCAAATACCGTGTGCTTACCCACGATTGTATTATCGCGATTGTGATTTTCATGATCATCGCATTCATGATGGCACTTGCCGATTTCCCGGTTGATCTGATCACTACTTTTGTGATTATTGCGCCTGTAGCCATAGGCGTTTATGCCTTGTCTTTTTATAGTTTAATACCACAAACGCTGGCCAAAAATAGCGGCATTTTCAGATATCTGCTCAAAGTTGCAGGTGTAATGTTGCTGATCAGTATACCAATAGGCATTTTAACAAGCTTGATATTTGAACAATCAGAGCCGACATTTATTATCGGCGGTTTTAATTGCGGCATACAACTGCTTATCACAGCCCCTTTTGCCTGGATAGTTTACAAACGAAAAATGTCCGGCAACCAGGAAATCACCTATCTAAAAACTGCTCTTGGCCGCTCCACTGCCGATCTGGATTTTCTTCGCTCACAGATCAATCCGCACTTTCTGTTTAACGCGTTGAATACCCTTTACGGAACTGCCTTGCAGGAAAACTCCGAACGTACAGCCGAGGGGATCCAGCGCCTGGGCGATATGATGCGCTTTATGCTGCAGGAAAACATGCAGGAAAAGATCCTGCTGGTGCGCGAGATCGATTACCTGAACAACTACATCGCCCTGCAAAAATTGCGCACCCAAACGTCGCCGGATATCAGCATCGTACTGCAAATTGAAGATCACGTAAACGCCCTGCAAATTGCCCCGATGCTATTGATCCCATTTATTGAAAACGCATTTAAACATGGCATCAGCTTACGCGAACCATCACATATCAATATCAGCCTGCAAACCAAAGAGAGTACACTTTATTTTGATGTGCATAACAGCATCCACCCTAAAATTGCCAACGATACCGAAAAATATAACAATGGTGTAGGCCTGGAGAATGTTAAACAACGGCTGGTACTTTTATATCCAAATAAACATGAACTGGTGATTCGCGAAAGTGCCAAAGATTTTTTCATACATTTAACTATACAACTGCAATAA